The segment gggcccaaatgtccattgatggatgactggagatatatatatatatatatatatatatatatatatatatatatacacacacatatatacacatatatatgtgtatatatatatatatatatatatatatatatatatatatatacacacacacacacacaatggagtattactcagcagtcaaaaagaatgaaatcttgccatttgcaactatgtggatggaactggagagtattatgctaagtgaaattagtcagagaaagacaaaaatcttatgatttcactcatatgagtactttaagaaacaaaatagatgaacataagggaagggaaacaaaaataatattaaaaacagggagaggacaaaacagaagagactcataaatatggagaataaaatgagggttacaggaggggttgggggagggaggatgggctaaatgggtaagggtcactaaggaatctactcctgaaatcattgttgcactatatgctaactaatttgtatgtaaatttaaaaaaaaataaaaaataaaacaagttaaaaaaaaataagtgtgatGTCAAATGAAATCCGAAATAATAGAGGTAAAAGTGGTGTGAAACTATTTCTCCCCACTGTTATCTTCTAGTAAGTTAAAATGCCTTTATTTAAGTTGCTTATCTGCAAAATTGAATAATTATGGTCTACCCTGTAGATTGACTCTGAGGATCAATAATGAGAATGACTATGAAGGTAGTGTGTCCATGGTGCCCAGCATAAAATAGGCATCTGgtaaatataaactaaatattatttttatggtgATGACCatgataattattattactgtgaTGAGTGTTGTATTATTCAACGTAAAGATGCAAGCATCAAAAATAAAGTCTAACTTTGGGAAAATacatgttcatagtagctttattcaaaATCAAATCTGTAAAACACTAAAATGTCCAtctgcaaataaatgaataaacagcttATTATCTGTGATAAAATGGAATAAGAATCAACAATAAAAGTAAACTGTGCATACAGATAACAAGAGGGAATGTCAAGAGGATTTTTGCAAGTGAAAGAATCTAGACATAAAGATTACATTCTTTATCATTTAATTTACATGATCTTCTCTTAAAGACAAACTGAATGACAGATCAACTTAGTGATTTCCAGAACCTGGGGTTGTGGGTAAAGAGTGAACACAAAGAGATAAAAGGGAATTTTTGTGAGTGACAGTAATATTCCacatcttgattgtggtggttaCATGACTAGAAGTGTTTTTCAGAACTCATCAAACTGCACATGCACATCAAAACAGCGAATTACTGTTTGTAAGTATACCTCAAAAAAACTTACCTTACATATATTAAGTAGATTGTATAAACACAATGGTAGCAACAATATTTTGGGGAAATGTACACATACCAACAGTCCAAATATGTACACTTTATTTAGCATCCATGATTTACTTTGGTGatctttctacttttattatgaggtaaatatttttatgttggcTGCATAACCATTTagtaaacttcatattaaaaagtacagaaagaagataagaataaaaatgtcatGTGATTTGAACTAAAACAAGAGAATATATCCAAATCCGATCACCTACTACTTCCAtatcatttaacttttaaaatgttttaaactattCATATATGTAACAAAAATAGTGTCTACCATAGGTTCTTGATGGTGAGATACCTTAGAAACATATTTATATCACTTGGCCATAGTCACACTGtatgctttccttctctcttttttttttttaactaggacAGGAAATTTAAATGAGATATGGACTCATAGGaatcattttcaaatgattttcaaatggtacttgttttatattatatgatTAAAGAAACTAATCACAAAAGTCTATTTCTACCCTGGTATTTACTATTTGTCAGTATCCCTAGTTCAGTTACTGATTGTAGGAAGGGAGTAGGGAAAGACTGTTTGGCTGGCAGATAACCTGGCACCAAGATTAGTTTTTTTGCTGTTTGTCTCACTACTTTTCTACATGATCCAATTACATGACCATATATTGTACAGTGGCTAAACTGTATAGCAGGTAGAATGTCTAAATAATAAACAAGAATGTTGCCTAGAGTAGTGGAAGTGGACTAAGATCATTGTTGATCTTTTAGTAATTACTTAAACTACTTAagtaaaatttatgttttctgtAATGAGTGGATGCCAAACCATCTTCACTCAATTGGATATAGTGAGATACACATTTTAATAGTGAATCTGCCTTATTCATTAATATGATTCTCAgcccattttatatatactttccaATTTATAAAACTGATCACAATATAACCCATATCAGTTTCACTGACTTACGATGGTTGTGGGGAAAATGGAGAGGGAGTAACACAGAAAACATATAAATAGaagtcattaaatatatttataattatttactcACCCTTCCCCTTTTGAGCTCCACTTGTCGACTTTTAAATAAATTCGCATTTGATCtcaagacttaaaattttttgaaattaaacaaTCTCTGGACTCTTCTTCGTATTTGTTGGGTCTTGATACTGTAAATAATGGGGTTCATCAAGGGTGGGAAAAGGATATAGGTGTTGCCCAGGAGGACATGTACCCATGGTGAGAGGTGTTTCCCAAAGCGATGCACCATAGTCAGACCAATGATTGGGatgtagaaaacagaaacagCACAGATGTGAGATACACAGGTCTGCAAGGACTTGATTCTCTCTTCCCGTGATGCAATAGCTAAGACTGCATGCAAGATCATAATATAGGAGATAAGTATGAGCACTGCATCCAACAACAGGTTGCTAATTACCAGGGCAAGACCATAAATGCTGTTGAAACGGATGTCTGAACAGGCCATTCTAATTAAGTCTTGGTGCAggcagaaagagtgagaaaggATGTGGGGGCGGCAATAATTTAAGAACTTTAGGCGAATGATGACTGGAGGTATGAGTAAAGAACTCCTACATAAGATTGTCACCCCAATTTTCATGATTTTGTCATTAGTTAGGATGGAAGAATAGCGTAGCGGGTTGCAAATGGCAATGTAACGGTCAAAAGCCATAgcaaggaggacagaggattccATGAAGGACAAACCATGGATGAAGTAGGACTGGGCAATGCAGGAATCTAGGCTGATCTCACGAACGAATCCCCACAGGATCCCCAGAACCGTGTACATGGTAGACAGCCCCATGCACAGATCAGTGAGGGCCAGCATGGCCAGGAAGTAGAACATGGGCTGGTGCAGGCTGGGCTCTGTCCGGATCACATGCAGCACCATGCAGTTTCCCAGGAAAACCGTGGCATAGATGGAGGAGAAAGGGATGGAGATCCAGAGATAGTGAACTTCTAGGCCAGGAAAACCAGTGAGAATAAATCTGGAACTATTAACATTAAAGATAGAGATAGGAGACATTAGTAGACGATTGAAAATAATTCTACAGAGATGTTACAATTAGATTAGTTTATGATCTCCTAACTTCTAGTAATGTTTGTCTgcctttgagaagaaaataaaataaaatataatacaatttcCTTAAGTGTCGTAAACTCAGAAAAATAGAGACCTATTTCTGTATTCTATAAGGCAAAAATCCATTGTCTAGTCATAGCTTTTCCAGGACTAGTGACTAGGTGTGTCAAGAGACTAGGGGGTTTTATGCAGAAGCAATGATGTTTCTGGGTCCATGGGGTTTGGATTTGGGCTGGGCTTGTGGGACTCTCTGTTTATTCCTGAGGGAAGATAACATGTGACCTGTGTGTACTGTTACCATGGTTGTCATTATCCTCAGTAAAATGTGAAATGCATTGCTAAATTTTTCTCTTGGTTACCACAACTATTTCTTTCTCTACCCCCAAGGGGCCATAAGATCCCAGAGGAagtagactgagtaaagtaaTCTGACTTTGCGGGAACATTACAATTTAGCCAAGAGAAGCCTAACAAACTAAGGGGAATCAGAACTTTTTTGCACATTCTAAATTGTTTAACCCCTCTCTAAATCATTTACCCTTTTTAGTCAtacttcattatatttttctttatttttaggcATTTCATTATTCTGTATgagatttctcctttttctgacCTTCACAAtgtttttatctcttattttttatataacataaatgatattttaaactgTAAAGTACCAAACCAATACTTTCTGTCAGGTAATAACTTGGAAGAGAatagttaaatcatatggtacaTATTTGTTTAACTTTTGACAATATTTGTCAGTGTGTCTTCCAGGCAACTGTACCATTTGACTTTCggaccagcagtgtatgagaagTATATTTCCTCTATATCTAGGCCAATACTTCGTacgatttttatttgttttcttttgttttgctataTTAGTAGATGTGTAGTGATGTATCATTTTGGTTTAAATTCGCACCtcctttatcatattttttttttttgcatcttttctcATGATTATTTGTTGTATATACTTCTTGGTGAAGTgcttcttcaaataattttccctttgtgATCAAGTTCTGCTCTTCTTATTGAGTTTGGAGAGTTCTCTAcacatttaaattacaaaatccttcacagatacatgatttgcaactAGTTATTTTCAGGTTGTTAATTGTCCTTTATTTCTCTTAACAGTGACTTTTGCAAAACAAAGTTTTGCAAGAGtagcagaattcttttttttttttttagtgttgacaGACTctaatttatatgtgtttttttcctttaaggaatATGCTCTTGTTATTATATCTACAAACTGTCAAATCCAGGTAATGagattttctcatgttttcccctagaaactttacatttaaatttggttaaaatttaaaccaaaatgTAACTTTGGTTCTATactccattttaagttaatttttatacatggtgtcgagtttatttttatctttcagtacttccactttggaaaagattatcctttcttgATTGGTTTATCTTTGAACGTTTGCTGAAAGTCACTTGAATATGTGGTCTATCTGACCTCTCTATTCCGGTATTAATCTATGTGTTTATCCTTTTAAACACCACACTACTGTGATTATTATGGCTTTATAAAAGTCTTAAAATCCAGCAaagtcctccaaatttgttccGGCTACTATATAATTCCTTTAcctatacatacaaatattgCAATATACTTGTAAATACATGCATAAAACTCTCCGAGATATTGATTGAGATTATGTTGAACCAAACATAAAACTGGAGAAATTTGTcatgtcttccaatccatgaaaatgaaatatatttaaatttgtgtatgttttttatttttcccattactATTATGAAGTTTTAATTCTAAcattttgagtgattttttttttcatatttaatgccAAATATTTGATTTGGGGGATACAATTATaatggcattaatttttttttatttcaaagttagATTGTTagacttctgctttcttttctgacATGTAAAGGCTTTGGAAGTTATCACTCCCATTTTTAcagcaacaacaatgaaaacaaaacaaactgaaaactGAAGGGTATGGttcctttttgtttcagattttatattgTAAAAAACTGTCCTTTTCCTGGGGTATTTAGTGCcgtgttttaaacatttttgttgctttgggtGCCAATTTCACTTTTTGAAATGGCCTCCAAGCATAGTACTGAAGTAAGGTCTTGTGTTCCTAAGTGCAAGGCTGTGATGTACCTATCTTGCAGAGAAAATACATGCGCGACATAAGCTTCTTTCAGACATGATTTGAGATGCTGTTGTACGTGAGTTCAATGTTGATGAATCAACAATATGGTacttccagaaaaaagaaaagaaattccctGGTGTGTCTGTATTATCGAGAAAGGGCTAAAGTAATGTGTGTAATGCATGGTGAAACAGGGGAAACAATGAAAAAGCAGCCACATTTGTGGATTCAGGAGATGACAGCCGACAAAAACTGCATAGCGGCGATCATTGTGAGATTTAGAAATTTAGGTTTAGGAAAATGTTAACCCTACTCAGCTAGCGCTGGCTGGCTTGTGTACTTAAATGGCAACATGGCATGAAGAATGTGCAACTTCAGGCAGGGCAGAGACAATAGTTCAGGAAACTGTAGAAGAAAgttaaaacatttcataaatgttctGCAGGTAAAGGGTTTTGTGCCTGAACAGGTTTTCAACACTGTTGAGACTGGCTTGTTTCACAGAGACACTGGTAAgggaacaatttttaaaagagaacagaATAAGTGAACCTATATAATACCACAGTGTTTCTGTTAAATCTATTAAATGCAAAACGCTGTTATACTCAAAAAACGTTGTGACTAAGGGTTacctttttctttaccttttatttttcttggcagCAATACTTCAGTACTCATTAATTCAGTGTTTGTGGCAACTTTATTaccatgaaaaaagaattaacttgTAAGTGTGCATTAAGGATTTCaatatgtatatagagagaaataCATATAGATGCAAAACCCAACTCAATTCTCTGAGAGAGCCTGGAAACAGTGATTCCTCAATAGATATGACCCatttggggagactgggtggctcagttgggtaagtgtctgacttcagctcaggtcatgatctcacagtttgtgagttcgagccccacgtcaggctctgtgccgacagcttagaacctggagcctgcttcggactctgtctctctctctctatctgctcctccccattcatgctgtatctctctctgtctctcaaaaataaataaacatttaaaaaaaaaaataaataaataaataaataaataaataaacattttaaaaaagaaaatagatatgaCCCATCTAGCATGCAATTCTTAAACTTTTAGGTACTAATCTGTATGAAAAGGggatctgggggtgcctggatgattcagtcagttaagcatccgtctcttaattttgactccactcatgatctcatggttggtgagatcaaggcccacatcgggctctgtgctgacagtgcagagactgcttgggattttctttctcttactctctctcttccactcccctgcttgctctctctctctctctctctctcaaatacacgttaaaaaaaaaaaagaaagaaagaaaatgggcatgagcacctgggtggctcagttggttaagcttctgactttggctcaggttacgatcttgtcatccatgggtttgagccctacatcgggctctgtgctgacagctaggaacctagagcctgctttggattctgtgtctccctctctctctctctctctgcctgtcccccactcgcactctatctctcaaaaataaacattaaaaacaaaagagaaagaaaagaggatttAGCTTTCTGTGAAAATGGATGTTTATAGGGCCATGGTAGTGAAAGTACACTGAATATACCAAATGTACCAAACATAATTGTACCAAAAATTAAGAAGtgctaaaatatgtataaaaaagatacaaaaaccaAATTATGGTGCTTTCACTGACTAAATCTGGAATATAAATTGAATACTAAAAAATGATGGTGACTGATAATTACctattgaataaaatataaaacaatgactATAAGATATTATATAGTCTCAAATACTCTCCtacaaaatacttattaaaagtGAATggaatggagcacctgggtggctcagtcagttaagtgcctagCTCTTCTTTTCAGCTCTTCTTTTCACgacctcaaggtttgtgagttcaagccctgggtcaggctctacactgacagtgcagagcctgcttgaggctctctctggccctttctctgtcccttctctgcttgtgctctcacttgctctctctctctctctctctctctctctttctatctctccccctctttctctttcaaaataaataaataaacttaaaaaataaaggggaaaggaaatatatattaatttatagtaATGAATCCTGGAAgaccctactttaaaaaataattgatcatCATCAGTGTTTGGACAAATTCAAACCACACACAGCCTGAACATATGCATGAGAAGAATGAAACCTCATCTTCATTACATTCCTATATAATTTGAATCTAACCATGAGTATGAATCAAACACACTCAGATGAGAAGCATTCTATAATGACTTGTAACTTTCAAAAGTTTAAGAGTTATGCAAATCAAGGAAAATCTAAAGAAATTTCACagggaataaaagtaaaaatataagaatactaATACACACATGATTCtgaactgcattttattttactatcaaTTACATTGATGGTACAATTTGAGAAAGTTTATCCGGGGTCTGATAATTTGATGACAGCAATATGGCAGCATTGCCATAATTTCATGATGATGATTACATTATGATTATGTAGAAGAATGACCTTCATTGTAGAAAACAATGGACTTTGGGTAGAAAATTTATCATTAAATCATTTGCAAAAATGCTCTTTACGCTCTACTCAAAACTTTTccccaaggaaaaaaattgaaaatatctcaaaagaaaaaatgaaatttgaatgaaGTAGTTACCTATAATTTTACATACAGCACCAGTGAATGATACAAATAtgaggaggagaaaatattttaagtatttcacaCATGAGTGCAGAATTAACCTTATATTACTGAcacataagtaaatattttagcaatatgttttgtgtcatttttgtAGCACTTTTCcctaacatttttatatatggttcTTTATATTATACCTGTCAAAAAGTAGCTCAGGGGCTCAGAAAGGGAGACATGTTTACCGAGGAATTTAGTGAACAGTGAAAGTGACATTTAGGGAAAAACAATGAATAAGTCAAATGTAAGCCTTATGGAAATATTTTAGTTGATTTCAGACTGAAACTGAGACTAAAAATTCCTCAGAATTCTGATACGATCTTTTCCCCTTGGGTGTTTACTTCTTGCCTCCTTCTGAGTGGGTATTAGATTTTCAGTTGACACACTGAGTGCCCTTCCCTCCAAGATAGAAAAGATCTGTGGACTCCGGGAAACACTACCAGTTGTCCTTTCCTCTCAATTCCAAGGAACTGCTAACCTGCAGTGACCAGGTGGAATCTTCCACTTGCATCAGCCACCAAGAGGGAAGAGTGCCTCCCAGGAGCCTGGGTCCACCCGGCCCACACAATCCTCTCATTCCTTCCTCGTAAACCGGAGCCTTCTGACTCCTTGTGCCACAAGCACTGGCCACAGGACAGCGTGCAGAGGCTTCCTCGGGACAGCAGAGCAGGAGCAGCCCTATGCTCTCAATGGCTTTGCCACTGTCACTTGCTGTGTGTCCTGCAAGCGGCTCAGAGGGACTAAAAGCAAATGAAGGGCATGATCTGATTTGCCCACAACGGTCAGGACATTGATTTGTTCCCATAACCTGAGACCTGATACCAAGGAGCTTCCCTGTGAGACCGTCCTGTACTGTAGAGGACCTGTGCTACAGTGTGAGGACCTGTATTAGACTCAACTGCTCCCACACAGCAGACACTTTGACAAAACTGTCAGTAAATATTGATCTCATCTTGAACATTACCTTCAAATAATCATGCCTGCTTCTTCTGCTTCCATTATCAATACCTCAATATTCATTCTCACGGGGTTCCCTGGCCTGGACCACTACTATCCCTGGTTTTCCATTCCCTTCTCCTCCATCTATGCCTTGGTTTTTCTGGGAAACTGCATGGTGCTGCATGTGATCCGGACAGAGCCCAGTCTGCACCAGCCCATGTTCTACTTCCTGGCCATGCTGGCTCTCACTGACCTGTGCATGGGGCTGTCCACAGTGCACACGGTGCTGGGGGTCCTGTGGGGACTCAACCAAGAAGTTAGTC is part of the Felis catus isolate Fca126 chromosome D1, F.catus_Fca126_mat1.0, whole genome shotgun sequence genome and harbors:
- the LOC101094372 gene encoding olfactory receptor 51V1-like, which produces MSPISIFNVNSSRFILTGFPGLEVHYLWISIPFSSIYATVFLGNCMVLHVIRTEPSLHQPMFYFLAMLALTDLCMGLSTMYTVLGILWGFVREISLDSCIAQSYFIHGLSFMESSVLLAMAFDRYIAICNPLRYSSILTNDKIMKIGVTILCRSSLLIPPVIIRLKFLNYCRPHILSHSFCLHQDLIRMACSDIRFNSIYGLALVISNLLLDAVLILISYIMILHAVLAIASREERIKSLQTCVSHICAVSVFYIPIIGLTMVHRFGKHLSPWVHVLLGNTYILFPPLMNPIIYSIKTQQIRRRVQRLFNFKKF